From the Carya illinoinensis cultivar Pawnee chromosome 4, C.illinoinensisPawnee_v1, whole genome shotgun sequence genome, one window contains:
- the LOC122308501 gene encoding aldehyde dehydrogenase family 2 member C4-like codes for MSEVLNMGSRCDGSSAASFVKNPTIKFTKLFINGEFVDSISGKTFETIDPRTGEVITKIAEGDKEDVGSAVKAARQAFDHGPWPRLPGYERGRIMRKFADLLEENLEELAALETIDCGKLFSVSKNMDIPGAASSLRYYAGAADKVHGEVLKMSRELHGYTLLEPIGVVGHIITWNFPTTLFFMKVSPALAAGCTMVVKPAEQTPLTALYYAHLAKLAGIPDGVLNVVTGFGPTAGAAISSHMDIDAVSFTGTTEVGRKVMKAAAESNLKVVSLELGGKSPLIIFDDANIDMAAELAIMGILFNKGEVCAATSRVYVQEGIYDEVVKKLVEKAKAWVVGDPFDPKAQQGPQVDLKQFERILSYIEQGKREGATLLTGGSIARKLGYYIEPTIFADVKEEMLIAQDEIFGPVLALAKFKTIEEAIKRANSTRYGLAAGIVTKDINVANTVSRSIRAGTIWINCYFALDNDCPFGGYKMSGFGKDFGMDALHKYLQVKSVVTPLYNTPWL; via the exons ATGTCAGAGGTACTAAATATGGGGAGTCGCTGCGATGGTAGCTCGGCTGCCTCTTTCGTGAAGAACCCGACGATTAAGTTCACCAAGCTGTTCATCAACGGAGAATTCGTTGACTCCATTTCAG GAAAGACGTTCGAGACAATAGATCCAAGAACAGGAGAAGTGATTACCAAAATTGCAGAAGGAGACAAGGAAGACGTTGGGTCGGCAGTGAAAGCTGCACGCCAGGCATTCGACCATGGTCCCTGGCCTCGTTTACCCGGCTAT GAAAGAGGAAGGATAATGAGGAAATTCGCGGACTTGCTCGAAGAAAATTTAGAAGAATTAGCTGCCTTGGAAACAATTGACTGTGGGAAGTTGTTTAGTGTCTCCAAGAACATGGACATTCCAGGTGCAGCAAGTTCACTCCGTTACTATGCTGGTGCAGCTGATAAAGTTCATGGTGAAGTACTGAAAATGTCCCGTGAACTTCATGGATACACTTTGCTCGAACCTATTGGAGTCGTGGGCCACATTATCACTTGGAATTTCCCCACCACCTTGTTCTTCATGAAGGTTAGCCCGGCTTTAGCTGCCGGGTGCACTATGGTCGTCAAACCTGCTGAACAAACTCCTCTGACAGCTCTCTATTATGCTCATCTTGCTAAGCTG GCTGGCATCCCTGATGGAGTGCTCAATGTTGTAACTGGATTTGGACCAACCGCTGGGGCTGCCATAAGTTCTCACATGGACATCGATGCG GTCAGTTTCACTGGTACGACAGAAGTAGGACGTAAAGTAATGAAAGCTGCAGCAGAAAGTAATTTGAAAGTTGTTTCACTTGAATTAGGCGGCAAGTCACCCCTTATAATTTTTGATGATGCCAACATTGATATGGCTGCTGAGCTTGCTATCATGGGCATTCTATTTAACAAg GGAGAAGTATGTGCGGCAACGTCTCGTGTTTATGTTCAAGAAGGGATATATGACGAGGTTGTGAAGAAATTAGTGGAAAAGGCAAAAGCTTGGGTAGTTGGGGATCCTTTTGATCCTAAAGCTCAACAAGGACCCCAG GTCGATTTGAAGCAGTTTGAAAGAATTCTTTCATACATTGAGCAAGGCAAAAGAGAAGGAGCAACCCTTTTAACTGGGGGCTCCATTGCTCGGAAGCTGGGCTATTACATTGAGCCTACAATTTTCGCTGACGTAAAG GAAGAAATGCTCATAGCGCAGGATGAAATATTTGGACCAGTTTTGGCTCTTGCAAAGTTCAA AACAATTGAGGAGGCGATTAAGAGGGCCAACAGCACTAGATATGGCCTAGCAGCTGGCATCGTGACGAAGGACATAAATGTGGCTAACACCGTCTCAAGATCAATCCGTGCAGGCACCATTTGGATAAACTGCTATTTTGCTCTCGACAATGACTGCCCATTTGGTGGGTATAAGATGAGTGGTTTCGGAAAAGATTTTGGAATGGATGCCCTTCACAAGTATCTTCAAGTGAAGTCGGTTGTCACTCCCCTTTATAATACGCCCTGGCTTTGA